A genomic segment from Leptospira fainei serovar Hurstbridge str. BUT 6 encodes:
- a CDS encoding type II toxin-antitoxin system RelE/ParE family toxin, translating into MINSFKSKETEKIWNQEFSKKLPNQIQFIAYRKLVMIARSKQIEDLKIPPSNHLERLSGGRGGQYSIRINNQWRICFKWKDGNAFDVEIVDYH; encoded by the coding sequence GTGATAAATTCCTTTAAATCGAAGGAAACAGAAAAGATCTGGAATCAGGAGTTTTCAAAGAAACTTCCGAATCAAATTCAATTTATTGCTTATAGAAAATTAGTGATGATTGCTAGATCGAAGCAAATTGAAGATCTTAAAATTCCTCCTTCAAATCATTTGGAAAGACTCTCTGGAGGTAGGGGAGGACAATATAGTATTAGAATCAACAATCAATGGCGGATTTGCTTTAAATGGAAAGATGGCAATGCCTTTGATGTTGAAATAGTTGATTATCATTAG
- a CDS encoding HigA family addiction module antitoxin has protein sequence MKKIPNVHPGEILHEEFLLPMNITAYRLAKETKLNPTRISEIIHGKRGISADTALRFSKFFGNSVEFWMGIQDEYEIREERERISGELKEIKNYKELISA, from the coding sequence ATGAAAAAGATTCCAAATGTGCATCCTGGTGAAATTTTACACGAAGAATTTCTTTTACCTATGAATATTACTGCATACCGGTTGGCTAAAGAGACTAAACTTAATCCAACTAGGATTAGTGAGATTATTCATGGTAAAAGGGGTATATCTGCTGATACAGCTCTAAGGTTCTCAAAGTTTTTTGGCAATTCGGTTGAATTCTGGATGGGTATCCAGGATGAGTATGAGATTCGTGAAGAAAGAGAGCGAATTTCAGGCGAATTGAAAGAAATCAAAAATTATAAAGAATTAATTAGCGCTTAA
- a CDS encoding nucleotidyltransferase family protein, whose product MKVETKQDLIQKLSEIKPKLQNEFGVLKIGIFGSFAKDQITSNSDIDVLVEMKNPDFDSVAGLQILLEKLFERNVDLIRRRDQIKSSFLNRIQKDLINV is encoded by the coding sequence ATGAAGGTAGAAACCAAACAGGACTTGATTCAGAAACTTTCTGAAATTAAACCTAAACTGCAGAATGAATTTGGCGTTCTGAAAATTGGTATTTTTGGTTCTTTTGCAAAAGATCAAATCACTTCAAACAGCGACATAGATGTCTTGGTTGAGATGAAGAATCCAGATTTTGATTCTGTGGCCGGTTTGCAGATCTTACTCGAGAAACTCTTTGAAAGAAATGTGGATTTAATTAGAAGAAGAGATCAAATAAAATCTTCATTTCTAAACAGAATTCAAAAAGACCTTATCAATGTCTGA
- a CDS encoding HepT-like ribonuclease domain-containing protein — MSEEIRERFEFILESLSLTETRFNKIKFPDDLISSEEGLTILDAIAMRLQAIGDNVKSIIKLDSKFLNNYPEIDWEKIMKLRDVISHHYEGLDHEIIFNICREKLGTLKTSVLLVVTPKNHTTKASSDSINSFGDIMLSPL, encoded by the coding sequence ATGTCTGAAGAAATAAGAGAAAGATTCGAATTCATTTTAGAATCTCTTTCTCTTACCGAAACTAGATTTAATAAAATAAAATTTCCAGACGATCTGATAAGTTCTGAAGAAGGATTAACAATTCTTGATGCAATAGCGATGAGACTCCAAGCTATTGGAGACAATGTTAAATCTATTATTAAGTTAGATAGTAAGTTCCTTAATAATTATCCTGAAATTGATTGGGAGAAGATTATGAAACTGAGAGATGTTATTTCTCATCATTATGAAGGACTTGATCACGAAATTATATTTAATATTTGCAGAGAAAAATTGGGGACCCTTAAAACTTCTGTTCTTCTTGTAGTTACCCCCAAAAATCATACAACCAAGGCTAGCTCAGATTCAATAAATTCCTTTGGCGACATCATGTTGAGTCCTTTATGA
- a CDS encoding IS3 family transposase (programmed frameshift) → MNNTSSNETVHVITSVQRRRRWSVREKEQIILETYEPGNSVSLVARKHNIAPNQLFQWRRFMESGANKGIENEENLVPESEVKKLEQRIKILERLLGRKTEEVEILKEAVILARKKKTDLAKAIRRNRRFPMTRIAEALGVSRSIFYYEASFRRTKKSVNEFKEYVKQTVFEVCEIRSTYGYPRVTALVNRINKNKGLPRVNHKRIYKIMKENHLLLQRHAPRPKRTHEGKIIALRSNIRWCSDILGIRCWDGRLVWVAFVMDCHDREIINYVGSTIGIDGEMIRDMVFEAKEQRFGDSKAPSTQFLSDNGPQYTALATVNFLESLGFEVCNTPAYSPESNGMAEAFVKTFKRDYTYVNSLDSAEEVLQKLHNWVDDYNKFAPHKGLNMMSPKEFIESELALVV, encoded by the exons ATGAATAATACTAGTAGTAATGAAACGGTTCACGTAATCACATCTGTTCAGCGAAGACGCAGGTGGTCGGTTCGGGAAAAAGAACAAATCATCCTAGAGACCTACGAGCCGGGAAATTCTGTTTCCTTAGTTGCGAGAAAGCATAATATAGCACCAAATCAACTCTTCCAGTGGAGGCGGTTTATGGAAAGCGGCGCAAACAAAGGTATCGAGAACGAAGAGAATCTGGTTCCCGAGTCAGAAGTCAAAAAACTTGAGCAAAGGATAAAGATCTTAGAACGACTACTTGGGCGCAAGACGGAAGAAGTGGAGATACTCAAGGAAGCGGTCATCCTTGCTCGTA AAAAAAAAACTGATCTCGCAAAAGCCATTAGAAGGAATCGAAGGTTTCCAATGACAAGAATAGCCGAGGCATTAGGAGTGTCCCGATCGATCTTTTATTATGAGGCTAGTTTTCGTAGAACGAAAAAATCTGTGAACGAATTCAAAGAATACGTAAAACAAACCGTATTTGAAGTTTGTGAAATTCGCTCGACCTACGGATATCCTCGAGTAACAGCACTTGTAAATCGGATCAATAAGAATAAAGGCCTTCCTCGCGTGAATCACAAGCGGATCTATAAAATCATGAAGGAAAACCACCTTCTCTTACAGCGCCACGCTCCTCGACCGAAACGAACTCATGAAGGCAAGATCATTGCGCTTAGAAGCAATATACGTTGGTGTTCTGATATCTTGGGTATTCGTTGTTGGGACGGACGTCTTGTCTGGGTAGCCTTTGTGATGGATTGCCATGATCGAGAAATCATCAACTATGTGGGTTCCACAATTGGAATCGACGGAGAAATGATTAGAGACATGGTCTTTGAAGCTAAGGAGCAAAGATTCGGAGATTCGAAAGCCCCATCCACTCAGTTCTTATCGGATAACGGTCCTCAATATACGGCGTTAGCAACGGTAAATTTTTTAGAAAGTTTGGGATTCGAAGTCTGTAACACCCCGGCTTATTCTCCCGAAAGTAATGGCATGGCAGAGGCATTTGTAAAGACATTCAAGAGGGATTACACTTATGTAAACAGTTTAGATAGTGCTGAGGAAGTTCTTCAGAAACTTCACAATTGGGTTGACGACTACAACAAATTTGCTCCTCATAAAGGACTCAACATGATGTCGCCAAAGGAATTTATTGAATCTGAGCTAGCCTTGGTTGTATGA
- a CDS encoding CopG family antitoxin, with the protein MKKEYDFSKSKKNPYLKKLRKPITIRVDVDTIGYFKGLSDKTGIPYQNLINLYLAECASKHKKIDLSWK; encoded by the coding sequence ATGAAAAAAGAATACGATTTTTCAAAATCAAAGAAAAACCCTTACTTAAAGAAATTAAGAAAGCCTATTACCATCAGAGTTGATGTTGATACAATAGGTTATTTCAAAGGCCTATCTGATAAAACAGGTATTCCTTATCAAAATCTAATTAATTTATACTTAGCTGAGTGTGCTTCAAAACACAAAAAAATCGACCTTTCCTGGAAATAA
- a CDS encoding BrnT family toxin, protein MSSIDFEWDSTKNSSNKRKHGISFEEAKTVFYDENARIINDPDHSDKEERFIILGFSHKLNLLMVSHCYRSSKDVIRIISARKATKSESKQYEAFL, encoded by the coding sequence ATGTCGTCAATCGACTTTGAATGGGACTCAACAAAAAACTCTTCCAATAAAAGAAAGCACGGTATTTCTTTTGAAGAAGCTAAAACAGTCTTCTATGACGAAAACGCTAGGATTATTAATGATCCGGATCATTCTGATAAGGAAGAAAGATTTATCATTCTTGGATTTAGTCATAAACTGAATTTACTTATGGTTTCACACTGCTACAGATCATCTAAAGACGTAATTAGAATTATTTCTGCAAGAAAAGCTACAAAATCTGAATCTAAACAATACGAGGCATTTTTATGA
- a CDS encoding BrnT family toxin, whose protein sequence is MEFEWDSAKNDENLRKHGLDFFEGQRAFLDPKRVISIDMAYSSENEKRYFCFGLVDLFVATIRFTYRNDKIRIFGAGYWREGKKIYEKENKIH, encoded by the coding sequence ATGGAGTTTGAGTGGGATTCTGCCAAAAACGATGAGAACCTACGAAAACATGGTTTAGATTTTTTCGAAGGCCAACGAGCATTTTTAGACCCCAAGCGTGTAATATCAATTGATATGGCTTATTCATCTGAAAATGAAAAGAGATACTTTTGTTTTGGATTAGTTGATTTGTTCGTAGCAACTATAAGATTTACATATAGAAATGATAAAATCCGGATCTTTGGAGCAGGATACTGGAGAGAGGGTAAGAAAATTTATGAAAAAGAAAATAAAATACACTGA
- a CDS encoding CopG family transcriptional regulator: MIKSGSLEQDTGERVRKFMKKKIKYTDAPSLISSSIKSSMVVDDFLPPPNKLILKEENSKVTITLSKKSISFFKDQSKKSGIPYQTMIKKVLDLYTDHYAK; the protein is encoded by the coding sequence ATGATAAAATCCGGATCTTTGGAGCAGGATACTGGAGAGAGGGTAAGAAAATTTATGAAAAAGAAAATAAAATACACTGACGCACCGTCTTTGATTTCTTCGTCCATAAAGTCTTCAATGGTTGTTGATGACTTTTTGCCGCCTCCTAATAAGCTTATCTTAAAAGAAGAAAATTCAAAAGTAACGATTACTCTCAGTAAAAAGAGTATTTCATTCTTCAAAGATCAATCAAAGAAATCAGGAATTCCATATCAAACGATGATTAAGAAAGTCTTAGATTTATATACTGATCACTATGCTAAGTAA
- a CDS encoding AIPR family protein → MFEKIVTEIKEPFYQQHFANDGQRFVAWYLRNVHLRDMNETRDDITDGADDKQIDAIVIDDERSTVVVIQGKFIGEKAVNAEPLREVLSSWVQLRNLVRLQEVANAKLKRKLSEVAAVLEDEYEIAFELLTTGELTSAAKDDLATFQKELAEIAENEDFVCSISVVDQDEIKRRHDIALEADNPQIHHTIGLAHVQHMQLEIAGSKVVIGALPLKDCVAFPGIKDGTLFQKNVRQSLGLNNSVNKGIRNTIYGDKYKDFFFFHNGVTAICNKIEMIGPQKATMRLHGLSIVNGCQSLNTILSCSEKVKTLDDTFILFRFYEIPQRERADRISINTNSQSAVKPRDLRSNDRRVVAFKRAFEQKYPTGFFISKRGESAPAEKDKRYVLDLADMAKSLISWHSQRPNSAHSETKLFDKYFEQLFRREYKPEDAQALNMWMQQVMKTWEPANPLNFNESLLAMKAYAPAHHLYAISMCFGISSNAPERVAPPSHCYAVAASNQLVDEIVKIAGISINMALEAAANEPQPINRVFSPQNWIKAKTCLAGINFAIRNYFQMLPMMPGGADIKTRLNAALVLDSATFEYRWAAD, encoded by the coding sequence ATGTTTGAAAAGATTGTCACAGAAATAAAGGAACCCTTCTACCAACAACATTTTGCCAATGATGGGCAGCGGTTTGTCGCTTGGTATTTGAGGAACGTACACTTGCGGGACATGAATGAGACGCGGGACGATATCACGGACGGGGCGGACGATAAACAGATAGACGCCATTGTTATTGATGATGAACGCTCCACCGTCGTGGTTATTCAAGGGAAGTTCATTGGTGAAAAAGCCGTGAACGCCGAACCCCTTCGCGAGGTACTCTCTTCATGGGTGCAGCTAAGAAATCTTGTTCGGCTCCAGGAAGTCGCTAACGCGAAACTAAAACGCAAGCTGAGCGAAGTCGCGGCAGTGCTGGAAGACGAATACGAAATTGCTTTTGAGCTTTTGACAACGGGTGAACTCACGTCAGCCGCCAAGGATGATCTCGCCACGTTTCAGAAAGAGCTCGCCGAAATTGCAGAAAATGAAGACTTCGTTTGCTCTATTTCAGTAGTCGATCAAGATGAAATCAAACGCCGTCATGACATTGCGCTTGAGGCGGACAATCCACAAATCCATCACACTATAGGGCTCGCACATGTCCAGCATATGCAGTTAGAGATTGCAGGGAGCAAGGTCGTAATTGGCGCACTGCCACTGAAAGACTGCGTAGCTTTTCCTGGAATCAAGGATGGCACCCTTTTTCAAAAAAACGTGCGTCAGAGCCTGGGATTGAACAATTCCGTAAACAAGGGAATTCGAAACACTATATACGGAGATAAGTACAAGGACTTCTTCTTTTTCCACAATGGCGTGACTGCTATATGCAACAAAATAGAGATGATCGGTCCGCAGAAGGCGACGATGCGGCTGCATGGTCTCAGTATTGTTAATGGTTGCCAATCACTCAATACAATCCTCAGTTGCAGCGAGAAAGTAAAAACTTTGGATGATACATTCATTCTCTTTCGTTTCTACGAAATTCCACAGCGAGAGCGAGCCGACCGCATTAGTATAAACACCAATTCGCAAAGCGCCGTGAAACCGCGTGACCTACGCAGCAATGATCGGAGAGTCGTGGCTTTCAAGCGCGCCTTTGAGCAAAAGTATCCGACCGGTTTCTTTATCTCGAAGCGCGGTGAATCCGCACCGGCCGAAAAAGATAAACGCTATGTTCTTGATCTAGCTGACATGGCAAAGTCTCTTATTTCCTGGCATTCCCAACGGCCCAACTCAGCCCATAGCGAAACCAAGCTTTTCGATAAGTATTTCGAACAATTGTTCCGCCGGGAATACAAGCCCGAAGACGCACAAGCGTTAAATATGTGGATGCAACAAGTAATGAAAACGTGGGAACCGGCGAATCCGCTAAACTTCAATGAGAGCCTTTTGGCAATGAAAGCTTACGCCCCTGCCCACCATCTTTACGCCATTTCAATGTGCTTTGGCATTTCCAGCAACGCGCCAGAGCGCGTTGCTCCACCGAGCCACTGTTATGCCGTGGCCGCAAGCAATCAGCTTGTTGATGAGATTGTCAAAATCGCGGGCATCAGTATCAACATGGCGCTCGAAGCAGCCGCGAATGAACCGCAGCCTATAAATCGCGTTTTCAGTCCACAAAACTGGATCAAGGCAAAGACATGCCTTGCCGGAATCAACTTCGCAATCAGAAACTATTTCCAAATGCTGCCGATGATGCCTGGAGGCGCAGATATCAAAACAAGGCTCAACGCCGCGCTCGTTCTCGATTCCGCTACTTTCGAATATCGGTGGGCTGCCGATTAA
- a CDS encoding type II toxin-antitoxin system RelE/ParE family toxin, with protein MARHLDRLDSSTSPKDMNLPAYRLHPLKGQEKGRWSVWVNGNCRLTFEFEGENAILVDYEDYH; from the coding sequence TTGGCGAGACATCTAGATCGATTAGATTCATCTACTTCGCCGAAAGACATGAATTTGCCCGCCTACAGGCTGCATCCTCTTAAGGGACAAGAAAAGGGTAGGTGGTCAGTATGGGTAAATGGAAATTGCCGCCTTACTTTTGAATTTGAAGGCGAAAATGCTATACTGGTTGATTATGAGGACTATCACTGA